From the genome of Nicotiana sylvestris chromosome 2, ASM39365v2, whole genome shotgun sequence, one region includes:
- the LOC138885050 gene encoding uncharacterized protein, which translates to MEDMKEILLAGPYTIRNRPIILKQWTTDFDFEKEFPTEIPLWVRFPKLPFNYWGKNSLSRIASSIGMPMYADECTAKQIRISYARMLIEVDVTKPLKEEIRVEDSNGKTFMQSVIYDWKPKFCEKCQTIGHDCKQERGRQIQMNTKNEQRIPKKVVQHWVTKEKGKMKEVGQEIAPEKGMMQQ; encoded by the coding sequence ATGGAAGATATGAAGGAAATTTTGTTAGCAGGTCCATATACTATCCGTAATAGGCCAATTATACTTAAACAATGGACAACTGACTTTGATTTTGAGAAGGAATTTCCCACCGAGATTCCATTATGGGTTAGATTTCCAAAACTTCCATTTAATTACTGGGGGAAGAACTCACTAAGTAGGATTGCAAGTTCTATTGGTATGCCTATGTATGCTGATGAATGCACTGCAAAACAAATAAGAATTTCATATGCTAGAATGCTAATAGAGGTAGATGTGACAAAGCCTCTAAAGGAAGAAATAAGAGTGGAAGATTCAAATGGGAAAACATTTATGCAATCAGTTATCTATGACTGGAAACCAAAGTTTTGTGAAAAATGTCAAACCATTGGGCATGATTGCAAGCAGGAACGAGGTAGGCAGATTCAAATGAATACCAAGAATGAACAAAGAATACCAAAAAAAGTAGTGCAACATTGGGTTACAAAGGAGAAAGGGAAGATGAAAGAAGTTGGACAAGAAATTGCCCCAGAGAAAGGAATGATGCAACAATAG